In Pseudomonas saponiphila, the genomic stretch GAACTGCGCCAGGCGCTGCTGGCCGCGCGTCCGCCAGCTGCGGCGTTATTGCACAGGTAGGTGACCTGGGCCAGATCGGGCGCCAGAGGCAGCAGCGAAAACTCACTGATACGGCGCTCGATAAACACCTGCTGGGGCAGGCTTTGCAGCACCTGGGCCTTGTTCCAGCGCCCGCCACTGGCACCGAACTCGAAAAAGTCGTCGGCCAGCAAGGCGTCCAGCACCTGGCGATCGCCACGAACCTCCGCCTGTTGCAGGCTGGTTTCCAACTCCAGCAAGACTTTATGCAAAGCCGTGCTCCACCTCAGCAGAAAAATCCAGCGCCGGACTTTAGCAGCGCCCCGCTTTTGCGCACACCACCCCCTGCCCGGGCACTTTTTTTACTGGAGCACCATCTTCCGAGGCGTTTCCGGTTGTTTTTCAACTGCCTATTTCAAGTTGGTACGTCATGTGCAAACGTTTGCGGGTTGCAATTTTGTGGGTGTTCGCCACCGCCATGCGCGAGAGCGGACATCAGGGACTTCACACCGCAAGAACAGGGACTTTCCATGCACAACCGCTTCCCGCGTTTCGTTTTCCGTCGCCGATGGGCTGTTTCCCTCGGGCTGGCCGGCGTTACGGGTCTACTCAGCAGCACCGCGCTGGCCCAATCGCCCCCGCCGGACGAGTCGGCCCAGGGCGAAAGCCTCAGCAGCGACGTACAGCCGGCCAAGCCCGGGGCCTACCTCTCCGACTGGTACAACCAGGACCTGATGCTGATCGGCAGCAAGGACATCAGCTTCGGCCCGCGTCCGGCGGACGACGTCTACCTGGAATACGAATACTTCGGGCGCAAGGGCCCCTTCGAGCTATATGGCTACATCGACCTGCCGAAGATCCTCGACATCGGCAACAGCCACGACAAGGGCATCTGGGACCACGGCTCGCCGCTGTTCATGGAGCATGAGCCGCGGATCTCCATCGACTACCTGGCCGGCCGCAGCCTGGCCATCGGTCCGTTCAAGGAGTGGTACGTGGCCTTCGACTGGATCTACGACCACGGCAGCCGCACCGCCAACCGGGCCAATACCCTGTACAGCGGCCTGGGCACCGACATCGACACCCATTCGCGGGTCAGCCTCTCGGCCAACTTCTACGGCCGCTACCAGTGGGAAAACTATGGCGCCAGCAATGAGTACTCCTGGGACGGCTACCGCGCCCAACTGAAGTACATCGTGCCCATCGACACCTTCAGCAACGGCGCCTCGCTGACCTACATCGGCTTCACCAATTTCGATTTCGGCTCCGACCTGCACAAGGACAACCCGGCGCGCACCGCCAATGCCACGGTGGCCACCAACGTGCTGCTGTATTCCTTCACCCACCTGCGCTTCACCCTGGTGGGCCGCTACTTTCACAACGGCGGCAACTGGGAGGACGGCAGCGTGCTGAACTTCGGCGATGGCGAGTTCCGCGCCCGCTCCAATGGCTGGGGCTATTACGCCGGGGTCGGCTATCAGTTCTAGGAGCAGTTGCAAGCGGCAAGCTACAAGCGGCAAGTCAGAGCAGTGCGATGAATTGCCATCTGTATCAGGCAGGATAAGCGCCGGTTAACGGCAGTCATGGAGGTTGTATGCGTGGGATTAAAAAGGGTTCGTGGGTATTGGGTTTGGGCGCGCTGATGGTCAGCGGTGCTTGGGCCAATGAGGCGCCGATCAGGCCCAAGGTGGTGCTGATCAGCATGTTCGCGCCGGAAGCGCAGCACTGGATCGAGCGCCTGGAGCTCAAGCGTGAGATCCGCCTGCCAGGGCTGGCGGCGGAGTATCCGGTGATTCGTTGCAACGACCGGGAGGTGTGTCTGCTGACCACCGGCATGGGCCAGACCAATGCCGCGGCCTCGACCCTGGCGCTGGCCCTGTCGCCGAAGTTCGACCTGCGTAAAAGCTATTTCCTGATTGCCGGGATCGCCGGCATCAGCCCGCACCACGGCACTATCGGCACAGCGGCCTGGGCCCATTACCTGGTGGAATTCGGCACCCAGTGGGAAATCGATTCGCGGGATGCGCCCAAGGGCTGGCCTACCGGCTACCTGGGGATCAACACCAAGAGCCCGGATGAAAAGCCGCCCCTGGACTACAAGACCGAGGTCTTCGAACTGAACCCCAAGCTCCAGGCCAAGGCCTTCGCCCTGAGTCATAAGGTGAGCTTGAGCGAGAGCAAGGAATCGGCGGCCTGGCGCCTGAAATACCCCAAGGCCCCGGCCAACCAGCCGCCGGTGGTGACCCGCTGCGACACCCTGGCGGGCAACACCTGGTTTTCCGGTACTCGGCTGAGCGAGCGGGCCGAGGTCTGGACCCGCCTGCTGACCGACAACAAAGGCACCTACTGCACCACCCAGCAGGAAGACAACTCCACCTACGAAGCCTTGCTGCGGGCCAGCCGCGAGGGCCTGGTGGACATCCAGCGCCTGGCGGTGCTGCGCGCCGGCTCCGACTTCGACCGCCCGGCGCCGGGGGCCAGCGAAGTGGACAACCTGCTCAAGTACGCCGACCAGGGTGGCTTTGTCCCGGCCCTGGAGAACCTGTATCGAGCCGGCAACCCACTGGTGCAGGACATCCTCGACAACTGGTCGGCCTGGGAAACAGGCGTCCCCGAAGCCTGAACCCCCAACCCCACCCCCCGTAGGAGCCGGCTTGCCGGCGAAGGCGGTCTCAGGGGCCTCTCCGCTGGCAAGCCAGCTCCTACGGGGCGCAGGCGCATCGTGGGTGCTCAGGGGATGAGGATGACCTTCTCGCCGCGCCCCTGGTTCACTTCGGCGTAGCGCTCCAGGCCTTGCTCCAGGGGCGATTCGACCAAGCCTTCCGGCAGCGGCAACTGGCCTTCGTCGAAGTAGCGGCCGAACTGTTCCAGCATCGCCGCGCACGCCTCGACCCCGTACAGCAGCGAGTTGATGCCCACCACCGAGCCGCCCTTGCGGTACAGGGCCAGGGCCGGCAGTTGCACCTGACCGTCCAGCGGCGCGGCAATGATGGCGATGCGGCCAAAGGCGGCCAGGGCCGGCACCGAGGCCGGTAGCCAGAAACCGGTGGTGTCGAAGATCACCTCGGCACCGCCGGGGTGCACCTCCTCCACCTGGGCCGCCAGGGTTTCCGGCTGCTCCAGATGCAGGGTCGGGTAGCCCTGGGCTTCAAGCGCCTGAACCTGCTCCGCCCGCCGCGCCGCCGCCAGCACCCGGGCCCCGCGCACCTTGGCCAGGGCCAGGGCCGCCGTGGCTACCGCACCACCGCCGATCACCAGCAGTCGGGTGCCGGTGGTCACACCGCTGCGCTCCAGGGCATCCCAGGCGGTGGTGTACGGCACCCCGAGGCTCGCGGCCTGGGCAAAGCTCAGGTGCCGTGGCTTGCGGGCCACGCCCTTGGCCGCCAGCACGACATATTCGGCATGGCTGCCATCGGCAAAGAACCCCAGCTCCTTGCCGGTGCCCCAAACCTCCTGACCGATCAGCTCGGCCGGGCCCTGCTCCACCACTCCGGCGAAATCCCGCCCGGGAATCCGCGGCAGCGTGGTGTAGGGAAAGCGCCCAAGCACGTTCTTCACGTCGCTGGGGTTGAGGCCCGCGGCCTGGATGCGGACCAGGACCTGGCCGGCGCCCGGCGCCGGTGTGGCAAGGTCCACCACCTGCAGGGCGGCAAGATCACCGGTTGCGGAAAATTGCAGTGCTTTCATTGTCGGTTCCATGGGTCAGGGGGAAAGAAAAAGTGCCTGTTCAGGACAGCCAACTGCTCAAGAGCTGACGCCCCAGCGGCCACAACTGCTCGCCGCCGAGCATGCCCAACAGGCCCACCAGGGCAATGGCCGGCGGTGCCGGGGAACGCACCTGCAAGGCGCCGTACAGCAGGCCGACCAGCAGACCGGCGGCCAGGGAAATCAGGTAGTTCATGTCGCGCTCCAGAAGCCGTGGCATCCGTGCCGGGGTGATGTGGCGTGTGCGACAAAGTCTAGGTGGCGAGCGCTTGCGGCATCGGTCAAGTGCTTCAGGATTTCGGCCAAAGCGAAACCCGGGCGGTCGCTTGGCTGGCGTCCGCCTGATACACCTCGTGGGCTCTTTGGATCTTCGCGTCGTCTTCGCAGCCTGCGACAGCGGCTACACCTGGCTCGCGGCGGCGTACTGGGAAGGCGCGACACCCAGTTCGCGACGGAACATGTCGCTGAAACTGCCGGGGGAATAGCCCAACTCGCGGGCAATGCGGCTCACCGGTACGCCCTGGATCAGCTCCGCAGCCGCGGTGGCCAGTTGCACCTGCCGCCGCCATTCGGCGAACCCCAGGCCCAGCTGTTCCTTGAACAGCCGTGCCAGGGTACGCACGCTGGCCCCCGCCGCGTCGGCGTGCTGTTCAAAGGAAATGGCCAGGGACGGCGCCGCCATCACCGCCTGGCACAGGCTGCTCAGGCGCCGGTCGGAGGCGTCCGGCAGGGCAATCTTCAACAGCGAGCGGCGGGCCCTGCGCAGTTCCAGCAGGGCCAGCCCCACCAGCGCCTCGTAGTACTCCGGCTGCGGTGGGTCGAGCTCCACCAGGCGCACGATGAGCTCGCGCAGCAGGTTGTCCACCTGCAACACCTGGACGCCGGGATCCAGGGTCGCCGCCAGGGACGGGCGCAGGTAGATATTGCGCATCTGCAAATCGCTGACCACGCGAATCCCGTGGCTGACCCCAGGGGGCAGCCAGACCGCGCGCTGCGGCGGCACCACCAGGGCCTCCTGGGGTGTCTCGACCCACATCACCCCGCTCATGGCGTAGAGCAACTGGCCCCAGTCGTGCTGATGGGGCTCGATGAACAAGCCGCGCGGATACGTACGCGCCAGGGGTTGCACCGGGATCGCGGGGTCACTGAGGTCGGGAGGTGTGGCGAGGGCCATGGCAAGGTCGCGGCAAGTCGGCGGGCGCCCATGGTAACCAGCCACCGTGGATGCCGCCAAGCGGCGCCGCGGCCCGCATCCACACGGGGCTCAAGCCCGCAGCCCGGCCCTGGCACCCTGGCGGCGAGCGCAGCCTCGGAAGATGACCGTCGGTAGCCCGGCGGGACAATTCGAGTGAATTTTTCCGCCACGCCAGAATCACTAAGGCATCACAGGGAGGAATAACGGCTTTATGAATAACGCAAAACTTTTCGTCATCGAATACACCCTCCACGGCGCGCCCAAGTCCTTCATCATCCGCCAGGAAAAGATGGACAACGCCGAGGCCTGGCACTGGGCCAGTTGCGACGCAGGCGTGGGTCGGATCGGACGTTTCGGCCGTGAACGGGTGAAGAAGACCAGCAAGCCCATGGCGGAAAAACTCGGCATCGAGAACGTCACCTGGCGCCCTTCGGTCTAGGCCCTGCCGGTGGGGGTGGAGCTCTGGGGCTCCACCCGCCACAGCCGCGTCAACCGTGGGCGCCCTTGGCGCATTTGCAGCCCTCGGTGGAAGCGCAAGGTTCACCGTGGGCGTGATGGTCGGCGCACGCCTGGCAGCAGTAGTGCTTACCGTGACGGACAATCGAATGGGCTCCAAGCTTGCAGGTGCAAGCCGGACAGGCACAGGTTTGATTGGACATGGCAGTGTTCCTCGTGAACGGCCTTCTGATGAGACCCGAACAGCGCAGCGCCTGAAACAGCGGCGCGCAGCGCAGGGTTCGAGCACTTAAAAAGGTTAGGCCAATCCGCGCCCCTCACCCGGCCACGAGCGACTAAAGTGGTTCAGCCAGCGCAAGCGCGGACGGACGGACACCAGGCCCGCTGATGCTGCTGTCGCGACCTGATAAAAACCACACAAGGTCCCCAGTCGCCATGACCATGCTCTACGACGAACGCCTCGACGGCGCCCTGCCCGAAGTCGACCGCCAGGCCCTGATCCAGGCTCTACGCCAAGAACTTCCGGAACTGGAACTGCTGGACCAGCCAACCCAGCTCAAGCCCTACGAGTGCGACGGCCTCAGCGCCTACCGCAGCACGCCGATGCTGGTGGCCCTGCCCCGGCACCTGGATCAGGTGCAACGCATCCTGCAGATCTGCCATGCGCAACGGGTGCCGGTAGTGGCCCGGGGCGCCGGCACCGGCCTGTCCGGCGGCGCCCTGCCCCTGGAGAATGGCCTGCTGCTGGTGATGACGCGCTTCAAGGACATCCTGCAGATCGACCCCGCCGCGCGTTGTGCCAGGCTCCAGCCCGGGGTGCGCAACCTGGCGATATCCCAGGCCGCCGCGCCCTTTGGCCTGTACTACGCCCCCGACCCGTCTTCGCAGATCGCCTGCTCGATTGGCGGCAACGTCGCGGAAAACGCCGGCGGCGTGCACTGCCTGAAATACGGTCTGACCGTGCACAACCTGCTCAAGGTCGAGATGCTCAGCATCGACGGCCAGCCCCTGACCCTGGGCAGCGAGGCCCTGGATTCGCCGGGCTTCGACCTGCTGGCGCTGTTCACCGGCTCCGAGGGCCTGCTGGGGGTGATCACTGAGGTCACGGTCAAGCTGCTGCCCAAGCCGCAGATCGCCAAGGTGCTGCTGGCGGCCTTCGACTCGGTGGAAGCCGCCGGCCGCGCGGTGGCCGAGATCATTGCCGCGGGGATCATCCCCGGCGGCCTGGAGATGATGGACAACCTGGCGCTGCGCGCCGCCGAAGACTTCATCCACGCCGGTTACCCGGTGGACGCCGAAGCCATCCTGCTGTGCGAACTGGACGGCGTGGAAGCCGATGTCCACGACGACTGCCAGCGGGTGCGCCAGGTACTGCAACGAGCCGGCGCCAGCGAGGTGCGCCAGGCCCGCGACGAAGCCGAGCGCGTGCGCTTCTGGGCCGGGCGCAAGAATGCCTTCCCGGCGGTGGGGCGCCTGGCGCCGGACTACTACTGCATGGACGGCAGCATTCCCCGGCGCCAGCTACCAGAAGTGCTGCGGGGCATCGCCCGCCTGGCCGACGAGCACCAGTTGCGGGTGGCCAACGTGTTCCATGCCGGCGACGGCAACATGCACCCGCTGATCCTGTTCGACGCCAACCAGCCCGGCGAGCTGCAACGGGCCGAGGCCCTGGGCGGCAAGATCCTCGAACTGTGCGTGGCGGTGGGCGGCAGCATCACCGGCGAACACGGTGTGGGCCGGGAGAAAATCAACCAGATGTGCGCCCAGTTCAACCACCACGAACTGAACCTGTTCCACGCCATCAAGGCAGCCTTCGATCCCCACGGCCTGCTCAACCCCGGAAAGAACATCCCGACCCTGCAGCGTTGCGCGGAGTTCGGCGCCATGCACATCCACCACGGGCAACTGCCCTTCCCCGAACTGGAGCGCTTCTGATGAGCACGGACAGCGACTTCGATGCCGTAGAGGCGTTGCTGGAGCAGGTGCGCGACGCCCTGCAGAACAACACCCCGCTGCGTATCCAGGGCGCCAACAGCAAGGCCTTTCTCGGCCGTGAATGCGCCGGGGAAATCCTCGACACCCGCAGCCATCGCGGCATCGTCAGCTACGACCCCACCGAGCTGGTGATCAGCGTCCGAGCCGGCACCCCGCTCAGCGAGTTGCACGCCACCCTGGAGGCCGCCGGGCAGATGCTGCCTTGCGAGCCGCCATCCTTCGGCGCCGGCGCCACCGTCGGCGGCATGCTCGCCAGCGGCCTGTCCGGGCCGCGTCGGCCCTGGGCCGGCGCGGTGCGGGATTTCGTTCTCGGCACCCGGATCATCAGCGGCAGCGGCCAGCACCTGCGCTTTGGCGGCGAGGTGATGAAGAACGTCGCCGGTTATGACCTGTCGCGGCTGATGGCCGGCAGCTACGGCTGCCTGGGGCTGATCACCGAAGTCTCGCTGAAAGTCCTGCCCAAGCCCCGGCAATGCCTGAGCCTGAGCCTGGAAATGGACCGCCAGCGCGCCCTCGCGCAACTGGCCGAATGGGGCCAGCAGCCCCTGCCGATCAGCGCCGCCTGCCATGACGACGAGCGCCTGCACCTGCGCCTGGAGGGCGGCGAAGGCTCGGTGGCGGCGGCCCATGAGCGCCTGGGCGGCGAGCCCCTGGAGGCGGGCTACTGGAGCCTGCTCAATGAACAGCAACTGGCGTTCTTCGACCCTGGCCCGCCGCTGTGGCGCCTGTCGCTGCCGCACAACACGCCGCTGCTGGCCCTGCCCGGCGAACAACTGCTGGACTGGGGCGGCGCCCAGCGCTGGCTGAAGACCGATGCCACGGCCGCCGAGATCCGCGCCGCGGTCAGCGCCGTCGGCGGCCACGCCAGCTGCTACAGCCACGGCCTGCAGGACAGCCCGTTCCAGCCCCTGGCGCCGACCCTGCTGCACTACCACCAACGGCTCAAGGCGCAGCTGGACCCGCAAGGGATCTTCAACCCCGGCCGACTCTACGCGGAGCTCTAGACCATGCAGACCACCCTCAGCCCCGAAGCCCGGCAACTGCCCCGGGCCGCCGAAGCCGAGCGCATCCTGCGCAGCTGCGTGCACTGCGGCTTCTGCAACGCCACCTGCCCCACCTACCAGTTGCTGGGCGACGAGCTGGACGGTCCGCGAGGCCGCATCTACCTAATCAAGCAGGTGCTCGAAGGCGCCCCGGCCACCTCCCAGGCCCAGCAGCATCTGGACCGCTGCCTGACGTGTCGCAACTGCGAGAGCACCTGCCCGTCCGGGGTCGACTACCACAACCTGCTGGACATCGGCCGCGCCGTGGTCGACGCCGCTGTACCCCGCCCCGCCGGCCAGCAACTGCTGCGCCATGGCCTGCGGGCCCTCTGCGCCAACCCGCAGCTGTTCAAGGCCCTGATCCAGGGCGGCAGCCGCCTGCGCCCGCTGCTGCCCCAGGCGGTGCAGGACAAGCTGCCGCGCCAGTTGCCCACGGCCAAGCCGCGCCCCGCCCCACGGCATGCGCGGCGCGTGCTGTTGCTCGAAGGTTGCGTGCAGCCGGGGTTGTCGCCCAACACCAATGCCGCCACGGCGCGGGTCCTGGATCGCCTGGGCATCAGCGTGCAACCGGTCGACGCGGCCGCTTGCTGCGGCGCCGTGGACTATCACCTGAACGCCCAGGACACCGGCCTGCAGCGCGCCCGGCGCAACATCGACGCTTGGTGGCCGTACCTGCAACAGGGCGCCGAGGCGATCGTCCAGACCGCCAGCGGCTGCGGCGCCTTCATCAAGGACTACCAGCACCTGCTGGCCCATGATCCGGCCTACGCGGCCAAGGCCCGGCAGGTCAGTGCCCTGGCCCGGGACCTGGTGGAAGTGCTGCGCGACGAACCCCTGGAACAGCTCGGCGCCCACAGCGAACAGCGTCTGGCCTTCCACTGCCCCTGCACCCTGCAGCACGCGCAAAAGCTCGGCGGCGCCGTGGAAAGCCTGCTGCAACGCCTGGGCTTCCACCTCACCGCCGTGCCCGACAGCCACCTGTGCTGCGGCTCGGCGGGCACCTATTCACTGACCCAGCCAGCGCTGGCGCGACAACTGCGGGACGACAAGCTGCGGGCCCTGGAAAGCGGCCGGCCGGACCTTATCGTCACCGCCAACATCGGCTGCCAGAGCCACCTGGATGGCGCCGGCCGCACCCCGGTCCGCCACTGGATCGAAGTGCTGGACTAAGCGGCAAGCGGCAAGCTTCAAGCTTCAAGCTTCAGGCTTGCGGCTTGCGGCTTGCGGCTTGCGGCTTGCGGCTTGCAGCTTGCAGCTTATGGCTCCGATACATGAACAGCAGCGCCAGGGCCAGGCACAGCATCGCCAGCAGGCGGTTGGACGACAGCTCGATGGCCGGGTTGCCGAACCAGCCGAAGTTATCGATCAGCATGCCCATGCCCAACTGCCCGAGAATCACCGCCACCGTGGCCACAGCGGCGCCCACCCGCGGCACCGCGCCGACCATCACCAGCATGTAGACCACGCCGAACAAGGCGCCACAAAGCTGCCATTTCGGCGCCTGAAGCAACGTCATGGCCTGGGGCGGCTGGAAAAACACAATCAGCAACCCGGTGATCAGGGCGCCCACGGCAAAGGTCAGCAGGCTGCTGCGCAGCACCCCGACGCTTGCTCCCAGGCGGCCATTGATCGCCGCCTGCACACTCAGCAGCGCACCGGCGGCCACCACCACGACCAGCAATAGAAACAGATTCATCTTCAACCTCGGGCCATCAGGATCAGTGCGACGACAATCAGCGCCAGGGCCAGCCCGCGCTCGGCATCGAGCGGTTTGCGGGCACTGCCGAACCAGCCGTAATGGTCGATCAGCACGCTTTTGCCGACCTGCCCGGAGAGGATCGCGATCATGGTCATGGCAATGCCGATATGGGGCGTGGCCAGGGTCAGCACCACCACGTAGATCGGCCCCAGCACCCCGCCGAGCAACTGCCAGCGCAGCAACTGGCTCAGGGCCGGCCCCGGCTGTGGACCGCTGAACAACAGCAGCAGAGACAACAGCGCTGCACCCACGCCGAAGATGCTCAGGGTGGCCCACAGATGCCCGACCTGAGCGCCCAGCGGACCGAGCAGACCGGCCTCCACCGACAGGCCCATGCCGGCCAGGATCACCAGCGGCAAGAGCATCAGGCGCTGCCAGCCGGCGCGGGATTCAGTGACCGGCGCCAGGTTTGGCAGCGCGGGTTCGACAACATCGGAAGACATGCAACACCTGCCTGAGATCAAGAAACGGCGGGCATTATCGATTGCACGAGCTTTGCGATAAATGCCAGCATGCTGACAACTCTTTTGCGTAAAACGCACAGCAGGATTCCTCCATGCAAGGCTTCAACGACCTCGGTTTCAAGGCCCTGCGCCTGTTCATCGCGGTGCTCGACCAGGGCAGCTTCTCGGCCGTGGCGCGCCGCGAGGGGCTGGCGCCCTCGTCCATCTCGCGGCAGATCCAGCTGATGGAACAGGCCCTGGGCCAGCAGTTGCTCTATCGCCACACCCGCGCCGTCAGCCCCACCGAGGCCGGGCGCCTGCTGGGCCACCATGCGCGGCGGGTGCTAGCGCAATGGGAAGAAGCCGAACAGGCGCTGCAGGAACAGCAGGACGAACCCGCCGGGCTGGTGCGAATCAACGCTCCGGTGGTGTTCGGCCAGCGGCACCTGTCGCCCTGGCTTGGCGAACTGCTGGGCCGCTACCCCAAGCTGCAACTGGACATCCAGCAGACCGACAACTACATCGATCCCTTGCAGGACGGCACCGACCTGCTGTTTCGCATCGGCACCCTGGAAGACTCCTCGATGCAGGCCCGCCTGCTGGCCCCGCAGCGCTACCGGGTGGCGGCCAGCCCGGCCTACCTGGCGCGGCATGGCACACCGCAACACCCGGAACAGCTACGAGGGCACCAGTGCCTGGCCTACAAGGGCGAGAGCGGCCAGCAGCGCTGGTTCTTCCGCCAGGGGCGGGAAGACTGGACGCCCTACAGCGTCAAGGGCCCGCTGACCGGCAACCACGCCGACACCCTGACCCAGGCCGCCGAACAGGGCCTGGGGCTGGTGATGTTTCCTTCCTGGCTGATTGGGCAAGCCCTGCACCAGGGCCGCCTGGTGGCGCTGTTCGAAGACTTCGAGGTGGCCACCAGCCTCGAACCGCAACAGATCGCCGCCCTGTGGCCCGGCAGCCGCCGGCTGTCGGTGAAAGTGCGTACCGTGATCGACTTCTTCGTCGAGAAATTCGGCCCCGAGCCCTATTGGGATCGCTAACGCGATCAGCTGCAAGCTGCAAGCTGCAAGCTGCAAGCTGCAAGCTGCAAGCTGCAAGCTCAAAGCATGGCGCGGATGGCTTTAGCTTGCAGCTTGCCGCTAGAAACTTGCCGCTGCTTCGACCAGAAGCCAGGCATTGGCCGCGCTGATGATGGCGAACAGGCTCCAGGCGAGGAGCCGGGTCGGCCAGCGGTTGACGAATTCGCCCATCAGGCGCCGGTCGTTGGTCATGCGGATCAGCGGATACAGGGCAAACGGCAGTTGCAGGCTGAGCACCACCTGGCTCAGCACCAGCAGTTGGCCCACGGCGCCCTCCCCCAGCAGCCAGACGCCGATGAACGCTGGAATCAACGCCAGGCCGCGAGTGATCAGGCGTCGCTGCCAGCAGGGAATCCGCAGGTTCAGGTAACCCTCCATGATCACCTGCCCGGCAATGGTCCCGGTGAAGGTCGAGCTCTGCCCCGAGGCCAGCAGCGCCACGCCGAACAGCACGCTGGCCAGGGCCCCGCCCACCAGCGGGTCGAGCAGGTGGTAGGCGTCCTGGATCTCCACCACGTCGCTGTGGCCGGTGTTGTGGAAGGCCGCGGCGGCAAGGATCAGGATCGCCGCATTGACCAGCAACGCCAGGGCCAGGGAGCCTATGGTGTCGATCCGCGCCAGCTTGATGGCGTCGGCGCGGCTGGCCCGGTCCTGGCCGATCAGCCGGGTCTGCACCACCGAGGTGTGCAGGTACAGGTTGTGCGGCATCACCGTGGCGCCGAGGATGCCGATGGCCAGATACAGGGGCGCAGCCTCGCTGATGGCCGAAAGCGAGGGCGTGAAGCCCCGCGCCACGTCCGGCCAGTAGGGCTTGATCAGCAGCAGTTCAATGAAGAAACACACGCCGATGGTCGCCACCAGCGCCAGCATGATCGCCTCCAGCCGGCGAAAGCCGCGGTTCTGCAGGGCCAGCACCAGCAAGGTGTCGAAGGCGGTGATGACGATCCCGGTGCTCAGGGACACCCCCAGCAGCAGGTGGAACGCCAGGGCGCAGCCCAGCACTTCGGCCAGGTCGGTGGCGATGATCGACACCTCGGCCGCCAGCCATTGGACCCGGGCCGAACGCCGGCTGTAACGCTCCCGGCACAGTTGCGCCAGATCGCGGCCCGTGGCGATGCCCAGGCGCGAGCACAGGCATTGCACCGCCATCCCCGCCAGGCTCGCCAGCAACACCACGAACAGCAGGTTGTAGCCGTAGCGCGAACCGGCCTCGATGGCCGTGGCCCAGTTGCCCGGGTCCATGTAGCCAATGGAAATCAGCAGCCCCGGGCCGGCAAAACGCAGCAGGCGCTTGAACAACGAGGCACGGGGATCGACGGATACGGAACCGGCCACTTCCGGCGGACAAAAGGGCGCTGTAGCGATTTTTGGCAGGCTGAATTTCACGGGGATTTCCACGACGGATTGGAGCAAGGGCCCAGCTTAGAGGTTTCAGCCCGGGCACCCAAGCCTGAATTTTCACCCTGAAGGCGAGTATGCTGCTGCCACTCCAGACCCTTGCGACGCCTGCTGCAGGCATCGATTTCCCGCCCAAGGTGGCCCCGTGAACAGCGCTGCGACACCCCCCGAACCCGACACCCTGCCCCCCTTCCTGCACCCCGGCGACCGGGTCCTGCTGTTCGATGGAGTGTGCAAGCTGTGCAATGCCTCGGTGCAGTTCGTGATCCGCCACGACCGCCAGCGGCGGATCAAGCTGGCGTCGATGCAATCGCCCCAGGGTCAGGCCCTGCTGCAGTGGTTCGGCCAGCCCACCGAGCAGTTCGAC encodes the following:
- a CDS encoding Nramp family divalent metal transporter; protein product: MKFSLPKIATAPFCPPEVAGSVSVDPRASLFKRLLRFAGPGLLISIGYMDPGNWATAIEAGSRYGYNLLFVVLLASLAGMAVQCLCSRLGIATGRDLAQLCRERYSRRSARVQWLAAEVSIIATDLAEVLGCALAFHLLLGVSLSTGIVITAFDTLLVLALQNRGFRRLEAIMLALVATIGVCFFIELLLIKPYWPDVARGFTPSLSAISEAAPLYLAIGILGATVMPHNLYLHTSVVQTRLIGQDRASRADAIKLARIDTIGSLALALLVNAAILILAAAAFHNTGHSDVVEIQDAYHLLDPLVGGALASVLFGVALLASGQSSTFTGTIAGQVIMEGYLNLRIPCWQRRLITRGLALIPAFIGVWLLGEGAVGQLLVLSQVVLSLQLPFALYPLIRMTNDRRLMGEFVNRWPTRLLAWSLFAIISAANAWLLVEAAASF
- the glcF gene encoding glycolate oxidase subunit GlcF — its product is MQTTLSPEARQLPRAAEAERILRSCVHCGFCNATCPTYQLLGDELDGPRGRIYLIKQVLEGAPATSQAQQHLDRCLTCRNCESTCPSGVDYHNLLDIGRAVVDAAVPRPAGQQLLRHGLRALCANPQLFKALIQGGSRLRPLLPQAVQDKLPRQLPTAKPRPAPRHARRVLLLEGCVQPGLSPNTNAATARVLDRLGISVQPVDAAACCGAVDYHLNAQDTGLQRARRNIDAWWPYLQQGAEAIVQTASGCGAFIKDYQHLLAHDPAYAAKARQVSALARDLVEVLRDEPLEQLGAHSEQRLAFHCPCTLQHAQKLGGAVESLLQRLGFHLTAVPDSHLCCGSAGTYSLTQPALARQLRDDKLRALESGRPDLIVTANIGCQSHLDGAGRTPVRHWIEVLD
- a CDS encoding DMT family transporter; this encodes MNLFLLLVVVVAAGALLSVQAAINGRLGASVGVLRSSLLTFAVGALITGLLIVFFQPPQAMTLLQAPKWQLCGALFGVVYMLVMVGAVPRVGAAVATVAVILGQLGMGMLIDNFGWFGNPAIELSSNRLLAMLCLALALLFMYRSHKLQAASRKPQAASRKPQA
- a CDS encoding LysR family transcriptional regulator; this translates as MQGFNDLGFKALRLFIAVLDQGSFSAVARREGLAPSSISRQIQLMEQALGQQLLYRHTRAVSPTEAGRLLGHHARRVLAQWEEAEQALQEQQDEPAGLVRINAPVVFGQRHLSPWLGELLGRYPKLQLDIQQTDNYIDPLQDGTDLLFRIGTLEDSSMQARLLAPQRYRVAASPAYLARHGTPQHPEQLRGHQCLAYKGESGQQRWFFRQGREDWTPYSVKGPLTGNHADTLTQAAEQGLGLVMFPSWLIGQALHQGRLVALFEDFEVATSLEPQQIAALWPGSRRLSVKVRTVIDFFVEKFGPEPYWDR
- a CDS encoding DMT family transporter, encoding MLLPLVILAGMGLSVEAGLLGPLGAQVGHLWATLSIFGVGAALLSLLLLFSGPQPGPALSQLLRWQLLGGVLGPIYVVVLTLATPHIGIAMTMIAILSGQVGKSVLIDHYGWFGSARKPLDAERGLALALIVVALILMARG
- the glcE gene encoding glycolate oxidase subunit GlcE encodes the protein MSTDSDFDAVEALLEQVRDALQNNTPLRIQGANSKAFLGRECAGEILDTRSHRGIVSYDPTELVISVRAGTPLSELHATLEAAGQMLPCEPPSFGAGATVGGMLASGLSGPRRPWAGAVRDFVLGTRIISGSGQHLRFGGEVMKNVAGYDLSRLMAGSYGCLGLITEVSLKVLPKPRQCLSLSLEMDRQRALAQLAEWGQQPLPISAACHDDERLHLRLEGGEGSVAAAHERLGGEPLEAGYWSLLNEQQLAFFDPGPPLWRLSLPHNTPLLALPGEQLLDWGGAQRWLKTDATAAEIRAAVSAVGGHASCYSHGLQDSPFQPLAPTLLHYHQRLKAQLDPQGIFNPGRLYAEL